A portion of the Ricinus communis isolate WT05 ecotype wild-type chromosome 10, ASM1957865v1, whole genome shotgun sequence genome contains these proteins:
- the LOC8284764 gene encoding uncharacterized protein LOC8284764 isoform X1 yields the protein MDFMDWDLWSSPYDPVAEESRFFSQPERMRDFYFGYGFDAIEEDALNEKYCIQALRILITEADTEIDKLEQDLISLQSELAWIEDEEWSQICSNALREKINCLDISIKHLMNKDKNDVEVHLLMHTQPIETLNEILKDLLSNNLCKKREQPKEINDAIILISSDVPREALNVMRENKKGGSSYSIQTVREGMKESSSMTEDAAVHPSLKLQERKTNNPENVKPANASTKDSNPSLKVAAGHSGEEILSSNYGLKNAGKGESRKHGFSPKDKKTIQNLGSKSADKGRRSAEKIIEVPPTKVGVINAISDASKHADRNFSKKNLSNSDSSIENEMEEQSSISSADVSLGSSMKLEVKQADPGKKVKLANAIVKGLGLSASRHATGEFNEMKNLCRSSLEVSGNREHYYRAPGKSKTLTASLNCGGKGNYVAKHEHADFDKNVSTEELRCTNDVNGRKGFSDSGFGTSCNPDIKQKMSDFSQKAARKWTIKESKVSATEKAIPLNSSLKAEGKPRSPRRIVKVVEAALTETENCALTSLLEQPDKKGNNAIKVQSKEEGKTMREVHTSKIATEDKKSRLNLSLDLEKEKTNRSTKSNPLILQEIGISTMVVDSSSTFISKGKKRQKSLVSPVTPRLYQDCKAARKAVQPSEFESKKNVDSFDNSANSVSSPQNKRKKSTIFPIIAKGRDFSLQMDFSSSHRSTADSSTKDDLPVIESSSCDFGSEAAASLPSASVLEKMKLADLRKVAKQQKLTKCSKLSKKAILQQLADRTGDR from the exons ATGGACTTCATGGATTGGGATCTCTGGAGTTCGCCTTATGATCCAG TTGCAGAAGAAAGTAGATTTTTTTCCCAACCTGAAAGGATGCGTGACTTTTATTTTGGTTATGGATTTG ATGCAATTGAAGAAGATGCTTTGAATGAAAAATACTGCATACAAGCGTTGAGGATTTTGATAACAGAAGCAGATACTGAGATTGACAAACTTGAGCAAGACTTGATATCCTTGCAAAGTGAACTGGCTTGGATAGAAGATGAGGAATGGTCTCAAATTTGCTCTAATGCTTTAAGAGAGAAGATAAATTGCCTTGACATTTCAATAAAGCATTTGATGAATAAGGACAAGAATGATGTTGAGGTTCATTTATTGATGCATACACAACCAATTGAAACACTGAATGAAATATTGAAGGATCTCCTTAGCAATAACTTGTGCAAGAAACGTGAACAG CCTAAGGAAATTAATGATGCTATTATCTTAATCTCCTCTGATGTTCCAAGAGAAGCTCTCAACGTTATGCGTGAGAACAAAAAAGGGGGCAGTTCTTATTCCATACAAACTGTGAGGGAGGGAATGAAGGAATCAAGTTCGATGACAGAAGATGCTGCTGTACATCCATCTTTGAAGCTTCAAGAGAGGAAAACTAACAATCCAGAAAATGTTAAG CCTGCAAATGCTAGTACCAAAGATTCCAATCCTTCTCTGAAAGTGGCAGCTGGTCACTCCGGTGAGGAGATATTATCAAGCAACTATGGTTTGAAAAATGCAGGGAAGGGGGAAAGTAGAAAACATGGCTTCAGTCCAAAGGACAAAAAAACAATCCAAAATTTAGGCTCAAAGTCTGCAGATAAGGGGAGACGTAGCGCTGAGAAGATTATTGAAGTTCCG CCTACAAAAGTTGGTGTTATAAATGCCATTTCAGATGCTTCAAAACATGCTGATAGAAATTTCAGTAAGAAAAATTTGAGCAATTCGGATTCGAGCATCGAAAATGAGATGGAAGAACAAAGTTCTATATCTTCAGCAGATGTAAGCTTAGGTTCGTCAATGAAGCTTGAGGTGAAGCAAGCAGATCCTGGTAAAAAGGTCAAG CTTGCAAATGCCATCGTGAAAGGTTTAGGCCTAAGTGCTAGTAGGCATGCAACTGGGGAATTCAATGAGATGAAAAACTTGTGCCGTTCTTCTTTAGAAGTATCTGGAAACAGGGAACACTATTATAGGGCTCCAGGCAAAAGCAAAACTTTGACTGCATCTTTGAATTGTGGAGGAAAAGGAAATTATGTAGCAAAACATGAG CATGcagattttgataaaaatgttAGTACAGAAGAATTAAGATGTACAAATGATGTTAATGGGAGGAAAGGGttttctgattcaggatttggtACCTCTTGTAACCCTGacattaaacaaaaaatgtCAGACTTTTCTCAGAAAGCTGCACGCAAGTGGACCATCAAAGAATCAAAGGTTTCTGCAACTGAGAAGGCAATTCCATTAAATTCATCTCTGAAGGCAGAGGGAAAACCGAGAAGTCCTCGGAGAATTGTGAAGGTTGTTGAAGCTGCTCTGACGGAGACAGAAAATTGTGCCTTGACTTCTCTTTTAGAGCAACCagataaaaaaggaaataatgcAATCAAGGTACAATctaaagaagaaggaaaaactATGCGTGAAGTCCACACAAGTAAAATAGCTACTGAAGACAAAAAATCAAGATTGAATTTGTCCCTGgatttggaaaaagaaaagacaaatagGAGTACTAAGTCAAATCCTCTAATTCTCCAGGAAATTGGCATCTCTACCATGGTAGTTGATTCCAGCTCAACTTTTATTTCCAAAGGCAAGAAACGTCAAAAATCTTTGGTCAGCCCAGTAACTCCCAGATTATATCAGGATTGTAAAGCTGCAAGGAAAGCAGTTCAGCCTAGTGAATTTGAGTCTAAAAAGAATGTTGATTCTTTTGATAACAGTGCAAACTCAGTTTCATCGccacaaaataaaaggaagaagagtACGATATTTCCTATCATTGCAAAGGGTAGAGATTTCTCTCTTCAAATGGACTTCTCTAGTTCACACAGGAGCACGGCTGACAGTTCAACTAAAGATGATCTGCCAGTCATTGAGTCCTCAAGTTGTGATTTTGGCTCTGAAGCTGCAGCATCACTGCCTTCTGCTTCCGTCTTGGAGAAAATGAAATTAGCTGATCTGCGGAAGGTGGCAAAGCAGCAAAAACTAACCAAGTGTTCTAAGCTCTCAAAGAAAGCTATCCTTCAACAGTTAGCTGATAGAACTGGCGATCGCTAA
- the LOC8284764 gene encoding uncharacterized protein LOC8284764 isoform X2 — translation MDFMDWDLWSSPYDPDAIEEDALNEKYCIQALRILITEADTEIDKLEQDLISLQSELAWIEDEEWSQICSNALREKINCLDISIKHLMNKDKNDVEVHLLMHTQPIETLNEILKDLLSNNLCKKREQPKEINDAIILISSDVPREALNVMRENKKGGSSYSIQTVREGMKESSSMTEDAAVHPSLKLQERKTNNPENVKPANASTKDSNPSLKVAAGHSGEEILSSNYGLKNAGKGESRKHGFSPKDKKTIQNLGSKSADKGRRSAEKIIEVPPTKVGVINAISDASKHADRNFSKKNLSNSDSSIENEMEEQSSISSADVSLGSSMKLEVKQADPGKKVKLANAIVKGLGLSASRHATGEFNEMKNLCRSSLEVSGNREHYYRAPGKSKTLTASLNCGGKGNYVAKHEHADFDKNVSTEELRCTNDVNGRKGFSDSGFGTSCNPDIKQKMSDFSQKAARKWTIKESKVSATEKAIPLNSSLKAEGKPRSPRRIVKVVEAALTETENCALTSLLEQPDKKGNNAIKVQSKEEGKTMREVHTSKIATEDKKSRLNLSLDLEKEKTNRSTKSNPLILQEIGISTMVVDSSSTFISKGKKRQKSLVSPVTPRLYQDCKAARKAVQPSEFESKKNVDSFDNSANSVSSPQNKRKKSTIFPIIAKGRDFSLQMDFSSSHRSTADSSTKDDLPVIESSSCDFGSEAAASLPSASVLEKMKLADLRKVAKQQKLTKCSKLSKKAILQQLADRTGDR, via the exons ATGGACTTCATGGATTGGGATCTCTGGAGTTCGCCTTATGATCCAG ATGCAATTGAAGAAGATGCTTTGAATGAAAAATACTGCATACAAGCGTTGAGGATTTTGATAACAGAAGCAGATACTGAGATTGACAAACTTGAGCAAGACTTGATATCCTTGCAAAGTGAACTGGCTTGGATAGAAGATGAGGAATGGTCTCAAATTTGCTCTAATGCTTTAAGAGAGAAGATAAATTGCCTTGACATTTCAATAAAGCATTTGATGAATAAGGACAAGAATGATGTTGAGGTTCATTTATTGATGCATACACAACCAATTGAAACACTGAATGAAATATTGAAGGATCTCCTTAGCAATAACTTGTGCAAGAAACGTGAACAG CCTAAGGAAATTAATGATGCTATTATCTTAATCTCCTCTGATGTTCCAAGAGAAGCTCTCAACGTTATGCGTGAGAACAAAAAAGGGGGCAGTTCTTATTCCATACAAACTGTGAGGGAGGGAATGAAGGAATCAAGTTCGATGACAGAAGATGCTGCTGTACATCCATCTTTGAAGCTTCAAGAGAGGAAAACTAACAATCCAGAAAATGTTAAG CCTGCAAATGCTAGTACCAAAGATTCCAATCCTTCTCTGAAAGTGGCAGCTGGTCACTCCGGTGAGGAGATATTATCAAGCAACTATGGTTTGAAAAATGCAGGGAAGGGGGAAAGTAGAAAACATGGCTTCAGTCCAAAGGACAAAAAAACAATCCAAAATTTAGGCTCAAAGTCTGCAGATAAGGGGAGACGTAGCGCTGAGAAGATTATTGAAGTTCCG CCTACAAAAGTTGGTGTTATAAATGCCATTTCAGATGCTTCAAAACATGCTGATAGAAATTTCAGTAAGAAAAATTTGAGCAATTCGGATTCGAGCATCGAAAATGAGATGGAAGAACAAAGTTCTATATCTTCAGCAGATGTAAGCTTAGGTTCGTCAATGAAGCTTGAGGTGAAGCAAGCAGATCCTGGTAAAAAGGTCAAG CTTGCAAATGCCATCGTGAAAGGTTTAGGCCTAAGTGCTAGTAGGCATGCAACTGGGGAATTCAATGAGATGAAAAACTTGTGCCGTTCTTCTTTAGAAGTATCTGGAAACAGGGAACACTATTATAGGGCTCCAGGCAAAAGCAAAACTTTGACTGCATCTTTGAATTGTGGAGGAAAAGGAAATTATGTAGCAAAACATGAG CATGcagattttgataaaaatgttAGTACAGAAGAATTAAGATGTACAAATGATGTTAATGGGAGGAAAGGGttttctgattcaggatttggtACCTCTTGTAACCCTGacattaaacaaaaaatgtCAGACTTTTCTCAGAAAGCTGCACGCAAGTGGACCATCAAAGAATCAAAGGTTTCTGCAACTGAGAAGGCAATTCCATTAAATTCATCTCTGAAGGCAGAGGGAAAACCGAGAAGTCCTCGGAGAATTGTGAAGGTTGTTGAAGCTGCTCTGACGGAGACAGAAAATTGTGCCTTGACTTCTCTTTTAGAGCAACCagataaaaaaggaaataatgcAATCAAGGTACAATctaaagaagaaggaaaaactATGCGTGAAGTCCACACAAGTAAAATAGCTACTGAAGACAAAAAATCAAGATTGAATTTGTCCCTGgatttggaaaaagaaaagacaaatagGAGTACTAAGTCAAATCCTCTAATTCTCCAGGAAATTGGCATCTCTACCATGGTAGTTGATTCCAGCTCAACTTTTATTTCCAAAGGCAAGAAACGTCAAAAATCTTTGGTCAGCCCAGTAACTCCCAGATTATATCAGGATTGTAAAGCTGCAAGGAAAGCAGTTCAGCCTAGTGAATTTGAGTCTAAAAAGAATGTTGATTCTTTTGATAACAGTGCAAACTCAGTTTCATCGccacaaaataaaaggaagaagagtACGATATTTCCTATCATTGCAAAGGGTAGAGATTTCTCTCTTCAAATGGACTTCTCTAGTTCACACAGGAGCACGGCTGACAGTTCAACTAAAGATGATCTGCCAGTCATTGAGTCCTCAAGTTGTGATTTTGGCTCTGAAGCTGCAGCATCACTGCCTTCTGCTTCCGTCTTGGAGAAAATGAAATTAGCTGATCTGCGGAAGGTGGCAAAGCAGCAAAAACTAACCAAGTGTTCTAAGCTCTCAAAGAAAGCTATCCTTCAACAGTTAGCTGATAGAACTGGCGATCGCTAA
- the LOC8284764 gene encoding uncharacterized protein LOC8284764 isoform X3: protein MDFMDWDLWSSPYDPVAEESRFFSQPERMRDFYFGYGFDAIEEDALNEKYCIQALRILITEADTEIDKLEQDLISLQSELAWIEDEEWSQICSNALREKINCLDISIKHLMNKDKNDVEVHLLMHTQPIETLNEILKDLLSNNLCKKREQPKEINDAIILISSDVPREALNVMRENKKGGSSYSIQTVREGMKESSSMTEDAAVHPSLKLQERKTNNPENVKPANASTKDSNPSLKVAAGHSGEEILSSNYGLKNAGKGESRKHGFSPKDKKTIQNLGSKSADKGRRSAEKIIEVPPTKVGVINAISDASKHADRNFSKKNLSNSDSSIENEMEEQSSISSADVSLGSSMKLEVKQADPGKKVKHADFDKNVSTEELRCTNDVNGRKGFSDSGFGTSCNPDIKQKMSDFSQKAARKWTIKESKVSATEKAIPLNSSLKAEGKPRSPRRIVKVVEAALTETENCALTSLLEQPDKKGNNAIKVQSKEEGKTMREVHTSKIATEDKKSRLNLSLDLEKEKTNRSTKSNPLILQEIGISTMVVDSSSTFISKGKKRQKSLVSPVTPRLYQDCKAARKAVQPSEFESKKNVDSFDNSANSVSSPQNKRKKSTIFPIIAKGRDFSLQMDFSSSHRSTADSSTKDDLPVIESSSCDFGSEAAASLPSASVLEKMKLADLRKVAKQQKLTKCSKLSKKAILQQLADRTGDR from the exons ATGGACTTCATGGATTGGGATCTCTGGAGTTCGCCTTATGATCCAG TTGCAGAAGAAAGTAGATTTTTTTCCCAACCTGAAAGGATGCGTGACTTTTATTTTGGTTATGGATTTG ATGCAATTGAAGAAGATGCTTTGAATGAAAAATACTGCATACAAGCGTTGAGGATTTTGATAACAGAAGCAGATACTGAGATTGACAAACTTGAGCAAGACTTGATATCCTTGCAAAGTGAACTGGCTTGGATAGAAGATGAGGAATGGTCTCAAATTTGCTCTAATGCTTTAAGAGAGAAGATAAATTGCCTTGACATTTCAATAAAGCATTTGATGAATAAGGACAAGAATGATGTTGAGGTTCATTTATTGATGCATACACAACCAATTGAAACACTGAATGAAATATTGAAGGATCTCCTTAGCAATAACTTGTGCAAGAAACGTGAACAG CCTAAGGAAATTAATGATGCTATTATCTTAATCTCCTCTGATGTTCCAAGAGAAGCTCTCAACGTTATGCGTGAGAACAAAAAAGGGGGCAGTTCTTATTCCATACAAACTGTGAGGGAGGGAATGAAGGAATCAAGTTCGATGACAGAAGATGCTGCTGTACATCCATCTTTGAAGCTTCAAGAGAGGAAAACTAACAATCCAGAAAATGTTAAG CCTGCAAATGCTAGTACCAAAGATTCCAATCCTTCTCTGAAAGTGGCAGCTGGTCACTCCGGTGAGGAGATATTATCAAGCAACTATGGTTTGAAAAATGCAGGGAAGGGGGAAAGTAGAAAACATGGCTTCAGTCCAAAGGACAAAAAAACAATCCAAAATTTAGGCTCAAAGTCTGCAGATAAGGGGAGACGTAGCGCTGAGAAGATTATTGAAGTTCCG CCTACAAAAGTTGGTGTTATAAATGCCATTTCAGATGCTTCAAAACATGCTGATAGAAATTTCAGTAAGAAAAATTTGAGCAATTCGGATTCGAGCATCGAAAATGAGATGGAAGAACAAAGTTCTATATCTTCAGCAGATGTAAGCTTAGGTTCGTCAATGAAGCTTGAGGTGAAGCAAGCAGATCCTGGTAAAAAGGTCAAG CATGcagattttgataaaaatgttAGTACAGAAGAATTAAGATGTACAAATGATGTTAATGGGAGGAAAGGGttttctgattcaggatttggtACCTCTTGTAACCCTGacattaaacaaaaaatgtCAGACTTTTCTCAGAAAGCTGCACGCAAGTGGACCATCAAAGAATCAAAGGTTTCTGCAACTGAGAAGGCAATTCCATTAAATTCATCTCTGAAGGCAGAGGGAAAACCGAGAAGTCCTCGGAGAATTGTGAAGGTTGTTGAAGCTGCTCTGACGGAGACAGAAAATTGTGCCTTGACTTCTCTTTTAGAGCAACCagataaaaaaggaaataatgcAATCAAGGTACAATctaaagaagaaggaaaaactATGCGTGAAGTCCACACAAGTAAAATAGCTACTGAAGACAAAAAATCAAGATTGAATTTGTCCCTGgatttggaaaaagaaaagacaaatagGAGTACTAAGTCAAATCCTCTAATTCTCCAGGAAATTGGCATCTCTACCATGGTAGTTGATTCCAGCTCAACTTTTATTTCCAAAGGCAAGAAACGTCAAAAATCTTTGGTCAGCCCAGTAACTCCCAGATTATATCAGGATTGTAAAGCTGCAAGGAAAGCAGTTCAGCCTAGTGAATTTGAGTCTAAAAAGAATGTTGATTCTTTTGATAACAGTGCAAACTCAGTTTCATCGccacaaaataaaaggaagaagagtACGATATTTCCTATCATTGCAAAGGGTAGAGATTTCTCTCTTCAAATGGACTTCTCTAGTTCACACAGGAGCACGGCTGACAGTTCAACTAAAGATGATCTGCCAGTCATTGAGTCCTCAAGTTGTGATTTTGGCTCTGAAGCTGCAGCATCACTGCCTTCTGCTTCCGTCTTGGAGAAAATGAAATTAGCTGATCTGCGGAAGGTGGCAAAGCAGCAAAAACTAACCAAGTGTTCTAAGCTCTCAAAGAAAGCTATCCTTCAACAGTTAGCTGATAGAACTGGCGATCGCTAA